The Maniola jurtina chromosome 25, ilManJurt1.1, whole genome shotgun sequence genomic sequence AAATTTGTTACTCAGATTACTAGCATCCCAGAAACAGACATCATCTACTTGTATCCcaaaaaattgaagagttcccacaggatttttcagAACCTAAATCTGTCGTCTGGTTTTTGatatatttgttttatattactGATTCAAATTATAATCTTTTACCCATAATGAACAGATGGTGGTGCATTTCCCGAGATCCATGTTGCCCAATACCCCCTGGGCATGGGAGCACGTGGAAAGGAGAGTACCTCAAATGCCTTGGCGGTCCAGTTAGATGAGTCTGGAAGGGTCAAATACTCAGCTATTGCTAGACAAGGCCACAGTGCTGATAAGGTATGtattgttcgcgacaggtcgagatggcaattttctAGTGAGGTCACATCACATACCAGGCAATAGATATCGATAATTTTTTTGGTATGCAACAAAATGAgagtgaaattattattaccaCCTTTCTTAAAGTAATCTGTTATCAAAATCAAACATCACTACAAACGCCTGATTTGAATGAgtgaaagtatttttaattgattttaatttatcaaagACCACACTTCATTCATCAAGACATCAAAGTAAAGTGAACTTTCTATGTCttaaagtattttatatttaaactagccgatgcccgcgacttcgcccgcgtggatttaggttttttgaaatcccgtgggaactctttgattttccgggataaaaagtagcctatgtgctaatccaggatattatctatctccattccaaatttcagccaaatccgttcagtagtttttgcgtgaaggagtaacaaacacacacacacacacacacacaaacaaactttcgcctttataatattagtgtgatatttctTGCTTCACAGATAATCTACTCAAAACTAACGGACCTGCTACCATCAGAAGTCCTAGCAGAAGATGATGCGACTCTCCAAAAGCCGACGGAAGATGACATTCAAGACATCACGGAAAAAACCAAACAGGCCCTAGAAAAACTCACGAATGCCAAGATATCTGCTGCTATGCCTGTCAAAGCCGCTCCTAAAGCTGTGAGTTgagttttagtttaattttaaatcctATGATATCAATTGTCCGTGCTTTATCCCATTTGGTCTGTCATTTGTCACATTGACTTGACATATCACGTACTACAATTTCAATGATTCATTTGacactagatgatgtccgcgacttcgtccgcgtggatttaagttttttgaaatactgttggaactctttgatttttcgggataaaatgtagcctatgtcctaatcctggatattatctatctccattccaaatttcagccaaattcgtccagtagtttttgcgtgaagccTAAAAATTGGATTACTGTACGACTGAGCTGCTGGCAGCGGttagggtgcctttccaccagagatgtgctatgcagctatgctgagaagatgtgaaatctacgctagGAAAATAcgtgaccgtttccaccaatactaagctatgtagctgtgcgaggaggatgcgctatgaagatgcgccgccgcaaagtagctgcgcgagaaagatgcgcagctcgagctatgctatgtatcgatagtagggaagcggtgagagcgacgcggtgaggagagaggcgctcacgcgtcctgccgagcctgcacatagctacaccacgcgacggcccatagcaggcatccatagcacgcatccttccatataaaaaacatatcttagttgaatccgtttccaccggtgctaagctatgtgcaccaatgaatgTGATTGGgggatatcaaacgcatccatagcaacgtagcatagcacatttctggtggaaaagcagccttagcCTGTTGGCCGAAATTCGGCGAAGAACATGCTACAATGTGTCGCTCTCATAGTGCACAATGTTTGCAGGCCCCAGCGCAGTACATCCGGTACACGCCGGCGCAGCAGGGAGGCGCTTTCAACTCTGGAGCCAAGCAGAGGGTTATCCGGTGAGTATATTGATGGTTTAAGCATGGTAAGATGGATTAATTTAGGGAAAAATAACAAGCAGAAGACACATTGTGAGTTTGTTTATACTTTGTGCTCAAGAggaatgaatcgattttctttctttttaacccccgatccaaaaagaggggtgttataagtttgacgtgtgtatctgtgtgtacagacacacagatacctatctatctgtggtatctgtgtatctgtgtttctgtctgtggcatcgtagcgcctaaacgaatgaaccgattttagaaccgaaggtggcttgatcgagagtgttcttagctataatccaaaaaaattggttcagccgtttaagagttatcagctcttttctagttttcttgtagaaaagaaggttagataacggttaggttcataatattatgtcaattgacaaatgtccaGCTGTCAAgattgcctaaatacataattatttatttgaaaatgatgttttggaaaactcagatactttagatcgtaggcgcggaatagtccaagaaaatcagttcagccgtttgaaagttatcaggtcttttcggtcttttctagtttctgtaatattcacttgtcgggggtgttataaatttttaatttacacttgttttctaaTGCTATTAATTATGCAATATAAAGTCTTCAAAATTTAGGAGATTTTATCATTTCCATGTCACTAAAGTATGGTGGAGGCGCAATCGGACCCGATGGAGCCGCCGCGGTTCCAGATAAACCGCAAAATCCCCCGCGCGGCGCCCTCTCCCCCCGCACCGGTTCTACACTCCCCTCCGAGACGAGTTTCGGTCAAACAGCAGAGAGACTGGAAGGTACCACCCTGTGTGTCACACTGGAAAAACGCTAAGGGTAAgagataaaaaaaaccggccaagtgcgagtcagagttgcgcactgagggtttcgtacttggTTATTTTTTCCAaccttttgcacgataaatcaaaaactatcacacttcacactaatattgtgtGTGCGCGCGTGCGTGAGCGCGtgcgcgtgcgtgtgtgtgtgtgtatctgtgtgtgtctgtgttaaACTGTCGCCAATAAAACTTGGTTTTATTAGCGACTTGGTACTGTAGCGGTCGCCACTTTcacaagatgtcgcttctaaactcaatcaatcaacaacgctcgaaacactagatggcagcacgggtagcctaattgaaaaactcaaaataggacacgcaactttcaatcgcaatgacagagcgtttaccagattgcactatatataggaGTTTCGACGCACAACCGTTGGCCCAGCTGGCgccaccgagcacaacaccgctcggttgggaaatttccctattgctacggtcgagcacacagccacacagctcccgtacagtACTATCTAACTCTTGCTTCTCCTTTctgcaaaggttgcctggtagacattgctctaagcaataaggctgcctttgcacataattgtttttttctgttttcttccttctgtgttgttccttgtatgttttttgtgtgcaataaagtctttatctatctatctatatatgaTTGTTGTATGTTTCAGGTTACACAATACCCTTAGACAAGCGTCTAGCCGCAGATGGCAGGGGCTTGCAACAAGTTCACATTAACGAGAACTTCTCCAAGCTGGCTGAGGCTTTGTACATAGCTGACAGGAAGGCGAGGGAGGCAGTGGAAGCCAGGGCTCAGCTGGAGAGGAGACTAGCGCAGAGGGAGAAAGAGAAGAAGGAAGAGCATCTGAGGATGTTGGCTCAGCGTGCTAGGGACCATCGAGCTGGTGAGTGTATACaaagactttgaaaccatccaaccgacgTGGcccattagaaaggcaataaagCGAAGATGTTCTTTTtgaacccccaacccaaaaagaggggtgttataagtgtgtatctgtgtatgtctgtggcatcgtagctcctaaagtgatgaaccgattttaatttagttttttttttttgtttgaaaggtggcttgatcgagagtgttcttagctataatccaagaaagtcggttcagccgtttgaaagttatcagctcttttctagtcactgtaaccttcacttgttggaggtgttataaatttttataatgttttttgCGTAGTAGCACACACTGAGTATCCATTAGTaattaaatgaatatttttaatgtttccAGGTATTCGCAACCCTGAGGATGAGGTGGCGGGTGAGGAGGGCTCCGGTCCCGTACCGGAGGGCGAGCTGTCGGCTGCGGAGCGCGAGAGACTGCGCTCGGAGAGACATCGCGAGCGACAACGCGACCGGAACTTAGCTCGTGCCGCTCCTGATAAGAGGCAAGTAACTTCGCATCAACCAACTATAGTGCGCTGTATTTAGTTCTATCGCGCTAACGAAGTCTAGTAAGAGGTTTGActtagtagaatagaatagaatagaaaagaatagatttttattcaaataaacatttacaagtgcttttgaatcgtcaaataatttaccactggttcggaatgccgttcctaccgagaagaaccagcaagaaactcggcggttgctctttttataGTATAGTTAGTATAGCTTGTTGTTGTTCTTTAATATAGCTTGttgtgagcgctgtggtctcataagtgggaggtcccgaatttgattcccggcaggagcaATTTGGGaacttataatttctaaatggtTTCTGGTCTGGCCTGGTAAGAGGCTTCTGCCTTGTGGTTGCTAGTTACCACACTACtcgcaaagccgtgccgccaagcaatttagcgttccggtacgatgcggCGTAGTAATGTAattgccaggaatcgaacccgggacctcccaatTATGAGACTACaacgctcaccactgcaccatcgaattatgagagtgagggaatagagagtgcacgtGTATTTGCGCACACACGTGTATACTATATCTTTTAGTCTGTTCTTGTTGGTCTCTATGGCTCTTTGTACTGCAGTTTTACGTTCTACAATAATTCCGCCCAACAAGCAGGCAGTTCTAGGCAATTGACTAGATTGACTGCCATGGCTTAAATTCAGGAAGGAACTAATTTTGCGGTCACTGTTCTCACACACatgtatttagttttaattattttttgtttcaggtcGAAACTAGTGAAAGATAGAGAGCGAGATATATCAGAACAGATCGCTTTGGGTATGCCCGCCAAAACCACCCAAGGGGGTGAAGGGATGTTCGACCAGCGACTCTTTAACAACAGCCGAGGGATGGACAGCGgtaaatatcacacttcacactaatattataaaggcgaaagtttatgtttCAAAAGGAAAATTTACAAAGGATAgttctcaaaaggaaaaacggagcccttataggatcactttgttgtccgtctatctgtctgtctgtccgtccgtcgcgtcgtgttgtagaggcatgcagcctcttttaagaccggcagctgcgaagaaagcaacacactttgcagctgtcacttaaaGAACAAAAattgaattcggaacgattcaaaatatcttgctggcctggacgaaccccgggcggCGGATTCAACgaattcacttcagatcatcaagaccgcaacacctcggtctagcatcaagctccggccctcgttttcctaccacagttttaattataaccaagGCATATATtgtcaataataattgttcatgtAATACAACGTAATAATTGTAGCGGCATTTCATTTATCAGtcatcatacgctgcatggctgctacagtgtctgttaagaaaccttagggtacttcccgttgacctagaatcatgaaatttggcggttatagcataagtacagcaataaatctgaaaacgtgaatttgtggttacatcattaaaaaaaaattaaaatgtgtttcaattttcaaagtgagataactataccaagtggggtaccatatgaaagggctttacctgtacattctaaaacagattttttttatttttatttatttttgatttatcgtgcaaaatgttggaaaataaagctacgtcaggtcttcgaatcgtcgataccgcaaagccttaagactaaggtcttcaatcagtgcgtcctacctgtgatgacgtatggagcagaaacgtggacactgacagttggcctcgtccacaaactaaaggtcggtcagcgcgctatggagctaGCTATGTTGggtactctcagggataaaatccgttggggcagacgtgttctggagtggagaccgcgtacgggcaagcgcagtgtgggacgacctcctgcccgctggaccgatgacctgaagaaggtggcggggagcgggtggatgagggaggcggaggaccgtgtttggtggcgcgctcttggaaaggcctatgtccagcagtggacgcatacaggctgatggatgaaTTATTGACATTTTGTGTAAAATAGCAGGTTTTATGTGCAGGTTACGCTGACGACGAAGCCTACAACGTATACGACAAGCCGTGGAGGAATCAAGACGGCGTGGGCGCGCACATCTACCGACCCACCCGGAACGCGGACAAGGACAACTATGGCGGCGACATCGACACCATCGCTAGCACCAAACGGTGAGTaggactattttttttttaattcacagactagtgcttgactgcaatcagacctgtgtgcctagtgggagatttttaacctattcgatcgcgtaaaagttaactgcgttttgtatggaattgaaacagcgccatcttcttgtcactagatgatCCACTCCCACAGGCACAcagctagcaagtgatgatgcaagcgagtgcgaaatttttattaattgtatttacaaaaaatctaCATATATTTATACTAGCGACCTTTTCAGGGCTTATCTTCTTAGGcaaaatttggtactattcagTGGTAGCTTGcattttataggtattttatcccaaaaaatcagagtttccacggggtttgTACGTAGTTCCGGTAGTCAACTAATGtaatataaaagcgcgagcgaagcgagtgcAAAATTGTTTGATAGATTTACAAAAAGCTTGTAAATTCGAGAACTAGTTATtatgcattttgaaaacaatttctttttGTCTGGGATTTGACACAGCCATGCCAGAGGTACCGCCAACGCGTcgccggtctttcaggaatttattggtccgccccttgaaccATGTTGTAATCCACTGCACTGATAGATACTAACACTGCATGGGATCGGGATGATCAGATTTCCGAaggttaataaaatgtttatgttCATAATTCCAGGTTCGTGGCCGACAAAGGTTTCGCGGGCACCAGCAGCAGCAACACCCGCTCCGGCCCCGTCAACTTCGAGAAAGACGCGCCCAGGGAAGAACCGGTGAGTTTTTAGGGTTACCTCAAGAGgaaaacatttttagggtttcgtacctcaaaaagaaaaacggaacccttataggatcactttgttgtctgtctgtgtctgtctgtctgtctgtctgtccgtccgtccgtccgtccgtccgtccgtccgtccgaccgtccgtccgtccgtccgtccgtccgtccgtccgtccgtccgtccgtccgtccgaccgtccgtcgagtctgtcaagaaacctataggatacttcccgttgacctagaattatgaaatttggcagacaggtaggtaggtaggtaggcttaCTCATCGTTCGGTACGTATCATCACTTTCTTTCAGGTGTGATTTTGGTCAAACGCTTGCCT encodes the following:
- the LOC123878100 gene encoding puff-specific protein Bx42; protein product: MATLSSLLPAPVQQVWDRDDEQKAKRVGSALVVSQTSVPPYGQRKGWVPRAEEDFGDGGAFPEIHVAQYPLGMGARGKESTSNALAVQLDESGRVKYSAIARQGHSADKIIYSKLTDLLPSEVLAEDDATLQKPTEDDIQDITEKTKQALEKLTNAKISAAMPVKAAPKAAPAQYIRYTPAQQGGAFNSGAKQRVIRMVEAQSDPMEPPRFQINRKIPRAAPSPPAPVLHSPPRRVSVKQQRDWKVPPCVSHWKNAKGYTIPLDKRLAADGRGLQQVHINENFSKLAEALYIADRKAREAVEARAQLERRLAQREKEKKEEHLRMLAQRARDHRAGIRNPEDEVAGEEGSGPVPEGELSAAERERLRSERHRERQRDRNLARAAPDKRSKLVKDRERDISEQIALGMPAKTTQGGEGMFDQRLFNNSRGMDSGYADDEAYNVYDKPWRNQDGVGAHIYRPTRNADKDNYGGDIDTIASTKRFVADKGFAGTSSSNTRSGPVNFEKDAPREEPVRNTQPEADFDPFGLDRFLSEAKRADKSSRKRDHHEPHAKKRRD